One part of the Salvelinus fontinalis isolate EN_2023a chromosome 4, ASM2944872v1, whole genome shotgun sequence genome encodes these proteins:
- the LOC129854005 gene encoding ankyrin repeat domain-containing protein 34B-like yields the protein MEDATEVRTDGNSLLKAVFLSRLRLTRLLLEGGAYINESNERGETPLMVACRTRHTDAQSVPKHKMVRYLLESGADPNIQDKAGKTALMHACLEQAGGDVLSLLLGSGADPSLNDHSGSSALVYAVNAGDKEALRGLLDACKAKGKEVIIITTDKLPSGCQMTKQYLNVPPPPDLEERMHCTPGSATCCMSPSDIQLRTPPQGSPAITSPQPGSSLLGLREHHQQGCGMGTTISGSTGSGSSQPGSPTRDPSLLRGPSPGVVKLLHVQRLHSEPWLKIPPSLLLQQSKASSLTEELLDITPEEELSFWVNSLALSGSGRAGPGVHPTLARHQSIDAKDATGLLRALEQVAGSEGGGGGRRRGLSRKMSYDSAAASSHPNLLHRGDGGGCPNCPCGGHEPALPVDKTSLDCCLPNLAVSSLRNVVRRRNIGMDHYSSDSQLPQFGHSSHPECNESYRGIGGGVGGTEKRKLVTSRSSTLSGSRESLESTAQRRGPANLERRGSGALLLDHISHTRPGYLPPINPHAPIPDIGVSPTSTCPSLSGSTKALNLNGGVVAGPGSKLLVPCAPSFHRDLKFKTLLRRHSMQTEQIKQLVNFEELFSH from the exons ATGGAGGACGCGACGGAGGTGCGCACGGATGGGAACTCTCTACTCAAGGCCGTGTTCCTGAGTCGACTGCGTCTGACACGCCTGCTGCTGGAGGGAGGGGCTTACATCAACGAGAGCAACGAGCGCGGTGAGACGCCCCTCATGGTGGCGTGCCGGACACGCCACACGGACGCACAGAGCGTGCCCAAACACAAGATGGTTCG GTACTTGCTGGAGAGTGGTGCTGACCCAAACATCCAGGATAAGGCCGGTAAGACGGCCCTGATGCATGCGTGTCTGGAGCAGGCCGGAGGGGACGTCCTCTCTCTGCTGCTGGGGAGTGGAGCCGACCCCAGTCTGAATGACCACTCTGGCTCCTCAGCTTTGGTCTATGCTGTCAATGCAGGGGACAAGGAGGCCCTGAGAGGCCTTCTGGATGCCTGCAAGGCCAAGGGCAAGGAG gtcatcatcatcaccacggACAAGCTACCTTCGGGATGCCAGATGACCAAGCAGTACTTGAACGTGCCTCCACCGCCCGACCTGGAAGAGCGCATGCACTGCACCCCTGGCTCGGCCACCTGCTGCATGTCCCCCTCAGACATACAGCTCCGCACCCCTCCACAGGGCTCCCCCGCCATCACCTCCCCCCAGCCAGGGAGCTCCCTCTTGGGTCTCAGGGAGCACCACCAGCAGGGTTGTGGAATGGGAACTACCATCTCTGGTTCTACTGGTTCTGGTTCTTCTCAGCCGGGCTCCCCAACCAGGGACCCTAGCCTGTTACGAGGCCCCAGTCCTGGGGTGGTGAAGCTGCTCCATGTCCAGCGGCTCCACTCGGAGCCCTGGCTGaagatccctccatccctgctgcTGCAGCAGAGCAAGGCCTCTAG CCTGACCGAGGAGCTGCTGGACATCACCCCAGAGGAGGAGCTCTCCTTCTGGGTCAACAGCTTGGCCTTGTCTGGGTCCGGAAGGGCAGGGCCCGGGGTACATCCGACCCTCGCCCGTCACCAGAGCATCGACGCCAAAGATGCCACGGGGCTGCTAAGGGCCCTGGAGCAG GTGGCTGGGAGcgagggaggtggtggaggacgAAGGAGAGGCCTGAGTAGGAAGATGTCTTACGACAGTGCTGCAGCTTCTTCCCACCCCAACCTCTTGCACCGGGGGGACGGAGGAGGCTGCCCCAACTGTCCCTGTGGCGGCCATGAACCAGCCCTCCCAGTGGACAAAACCTCCCTAGACTGCTGCCTCCCTAACCTGGCCGTGTCCAGCCTAAGGAATGTAGTCCGCCGCCGAAACATCGGCATGGACCACTATAGCTCTGACTCCCAGCTGCCCCAGTTCGGCCACAGCAGCCACCCAGAGTGTAATGAATCCTACAGAGGCATAGGGGGTGGTGTAGGGGGAACTGAGAAGCGTAAGCTGGTCACCAGCCGGTCATCCACCCTGTCAGGCTCCAGGGAGTCCCTGGAGAGCACTGCCCAGAGAAGGGGACCCGCAAACCTGGAGAGAAGAGGCTCGGGGGCCCTGCTCCTGGATCACATCTCCCACACCCGGCCGGGATACCTGCCTCCTATTAACCCCCACGCACCCATACCCGACATCGGGGTCAGCCCCACCTCAACCTGCCCCAGCCTGAGTGGGAGCACCAAAGCACTGAATCTGAATGGGGGTGTTGTAGCAGGGCCGGGGTCAAAGCTTCTCGTCCCCTGTGCACCTTCCTTCCACAGGGATCTGAAGTTTAAAACATTGCTGAGAAGACACTCCATGCAGACTGAGCAGATTAAACAGCTTGTCAACTTCGAGGAGCTCTTCAGCCACTAA